The proteins below come from a single Argentina anserina chromosome 1, drPotAnse1.1, whole genome shotgun sequence genomic window:
- the LOC126788930 gene encoding chaperone protein dnaJ 72 translates to MGDHYSVLGLTRNASKEEIKEAFRKLAVKLHPDKHSHSSKAVRDSATLRFKQASEAYQVLIDDRKRADYNFRTSSAAYGYGYGYSRSNNRRRYASASGPSSFDSLLRYLTTRAFLLNVSVAGAFLGGLAVVNMGWDALWKIRNSGKSFEDAMKSVEKAKEQKEKL, encoded by the exons ATGGGCGATCACTACTCGGTGTTGGGCTTGACAAGGAACGCGAgcaaagaagaaataaaagaggCCTTCAGGAAACTGGCGGTGAAGCTGCACCCAGACAAGCATTCCCACTCCTCCAAGGCCGTCAGGGACTCCGCCACCCTCCGATTCAAGCAGGCCTCCGAAGCCTATCAGGTCCTCATCGACGATCGCAAGCGCGCCGACTACAACTTCCGAACCTCCTCCGCCGCTTACGGTTACGGTTACGGTTATAGTCGAAGTAATAACCGGCGCAGATATGCTTCTGCTTCTGGACCCTCCAGCTTTGACAGTCTGCTTCGCTATCTCACCACACGCGCCTTCCTTCTCAACGTCTCCGTCGCAGG CGCTTTTTTGGGTGGCCTGGCTGTCGTGAATATGGGATGGGATGCTCTATGGAAGATACGTAATTCTGGG AAATCATTTGAAGACGCAATGAAATCTGTGGAAAAGGCCAAAGAACAAAAGGAGAAGCTGTAG
- the LOC126788892 gene encoding probable steroid-binding protein 3: protein MGIYEAVMEEITAFTGLSPAAFFTIAGMMVVVYRYVTGMFVSAEDYNKPPVVNSEFVSKYFDPATTTAPSSVQVVGDMTEQELRAYNGSDPSKPLLMAIKAQIYDVSSSRNFYGPGGPYAMFAGRDASRALALLSFKPQDINGNIEGLGPDELQILQDWEDKFVEKYVRVGQLVHDTDSEALPQPTQETQQI, encoded by the exons ATGGGGATATACGAGGCCGTGATGGAAGAGATAACGGCGTTTACAGGGCTATCACCGGCGGCCTTTTTCACAATCGCCGGTATGATGGTCGTTGTTTACAGATACGTTACCGGGATGTTTGTTTCTGCCGAAGATTACAACAAGCCTCCCGTGGTCAATTCTGAATTTGTGAGCAAGTATTTCGATCCCGCCACAACCACCGCACCAAGCTCAGTCCAAGTAGTCGGGGATATGACGGAGCAAGAGCTTAGAGCTTATAATGGGTCTGACCCCAGTAAGCCCCTTCTCATGGCCATCAAAGCTCAGATCTACGACGTCTCCTCCTCCAG GAACTTCTATGGTCCGGGTGGGCCGTACGCAATGTTTGCCGGAAGGGATGCGAGCAGAGCGTTGGCGCTTCTGTCTTTCAAACCCCAAGACATTAACGGAAACATAGAAGGACTCGGTCCCGACGAGCTTCAGATTTTGCAGGACTGGGAAGATAAATTCGTCGAGAAATATGTCAGGGTTGGACAACTCGTGCATGACACTGATTCTGAGGCTTTGCCACAACCAACCCAAGAGACCCAGCAAATTTGA